In Neisseria perflava, the DNA window CGTTTAAAATGATTAAATTCCGCTCCATGCGCGATGCAATCGATAAAGACGGCAACCCACTACCGGACAGCGAACGCCTGACCGATTTCGGCAAAAAATTACGTGCCACCAGTTTGGACGAACTTCCTGAATTATGGAATGTCTTAAAAGGCGAGATGAGTCTAGTTGGCCCTCGTCCGCTGCTGATGCACTACCTGCCGTTGTATAACGACTTCCAAAACCGCCGCCACGAAATGAAACCGGGCGTGACCGGTTGGGCTCAAGTCAATGGCCGCAACGCCATTTCATGGGATGAAAAATTTGCCCACGATGTTTGGTACATCGACAACTTCAGCTTTTGGCTGGATATCAAAATTTTGTTCCTGACAGTTAAAAAAGTCTTCGTCAAAGAAGGCATCTCAGCCGAAGGAGAAGCCACAATGCCTTATTTCACGGGTAATAAAACTGATGAAAAAAAATAATATACTGATTCTGTCGGCAGGTCGCCGTGTCGAATTGGTGCAGGACTTTCAAACCGAAGCCGCACGTTTTTCAGACGGCATCAGCGTTTTTGCCACTGACCTCAACCCACACATGTCTTCTGCCTGCCATGTTGCCGACCAAGCTTTCAGCGTACCGCGTATCGATGCAGCCGAATACATTAACAGCATTTTCGAGTTGGCCAAACAACACGACATCGGTCTGATTGTGCCAACCATCGATACTGAGCTGCTCAAACTGGCCGAAGCACGTGACCGTTTTGAAGCTGAAGGAATACATATTGTCATTTCCGATGCAAAGTTGATTACCCTGTGCCGCGACAAGCGCCTGACCTCAGGCCTGTTTGCACAATACAGCATCCGTTCCCCTGAAATTTACGAACGGGACCACCTGGTTTTCCCATGTTTTACCAAGCCTTATGACGGCAGCCGCGCCATCGGTGCGAAAAAAATCAACACACCAGCTGATTTGACTGTCGACATTACCGAAGACCCGAAAATGATGTTCACCCAATACATCGATATCGAGAATACTTTTTCCGAATTTACCGTCGATATGTATTACGACCGTCAAGGCCGTCTGAAATGCGCCATTCCTCGCGAACGTTTGGAAGTGCGCACCGGCGAAGTCAGTAAAGGCGCAACCCGCCGCAATGCCCTGTATAAAGAGCTGGTTGAAAAAATGGCCGTATTGGAAGGCGCACGCGGCTGCATTACCGCGCAATTCTTCGTCAGCAAAACCGACAGCACAACCTACGGCGTGGAAATCAACCCGCGTTTCGGTGGCGGTTTCCCGCTGACTTACGCTGCAGGCGGCAACTATCCGGGCTGGCTGATTCAAGAATACATCGGCGGCCAAGACATCCCTTTCTCCGACGACTGGGAAAACAATTTAATCATGCTTCGTTATGATGCTAAGATTTTGGTAAGAGAACATGATTAAACCGGAAGAATCCGTCATCGTCTTCGATCTTGACGATACGCTTTACTCTGAGTACGACTACAAATGCTCCGGAATACAGGCAGTTGTAGGGACAATTACGTCGCTTTACCCACAATACGATGCCGATGTACTAAATGAAATTGCAGAAAATAAAAGTAAAGACTGGCTTGAAAATTTGTGTCATCATTGCAAATTAAACGAACTAGAGAAACAATCACTTTTGTGGCAATATCGACTACACAGGCCTGTTATCCGACCCTATGTCGAACCGTCTTTTTTACAGAAGCTGATGCGCCCTTTTGCCGCACGCGCCCTGATTACAGACGGCCGCAGTCTGACACAGCGTTTGAAAATACAGGCCTTGGGTTTGACCGATTTGTTTGACGACATTTTGATTTCGGAAGCCATGCAATCGGAAAAACCCGACGATAAGCGTTTTGTCTTCCTGCAAAACAAATATCCAGCTGCAAAACGTTTCATCTACATCGGCGACAACATCAAAAAAGATTTTGTCGCACCCAACAAACTGGGTTGGCTCTCCATAGGCATCATGCCTAAGCCACACAATATTCATCAAGCCGAGCCCGAGCAATACGGTCGTGAATACCAGCCCACCCTTTGGATAAACACCCTGGAAGAATTGACTACACTGTCAACTTCCGCCACCGAAAAAGCAAATGCATAAGGGACATTTCTCCATGAAAATCTTATTTATGGGTCGTAAACAGGTTTCCGCCAACCTGCTTCGTTTTTTGACCAAACAAGACCATATCGAAATCGTCGGTGTCTTGACCGACAGCCATCTGCAAGGCTCGCCGACCACGGCTGCCGCGCAGGAATTGGGCTTGCCCCTGTACACCTTCGATACGGCTTTGGAAGCAATGCGAGAAGGCCGTCTGAAATACGATTTGGGCTTGTCCGTCCTTTATTGGCGCAAGCTGCGTGATGAATTCCTGAGCATTCCGACTTTAGGCACGATCAACTTCCACCCTGCACTGTTGCCCGAATACAAAGGCACAGGTGGCTACAACCTGGCCATCATGGACGAGCTGAACGAATGGGGCAATACCGCCCACTACGTCGATGCTTCCATCGATACCGGCGAAATTATCGAAGTGGACCGCTTCCCTATCGATGCTGAAACAGAAACCGCCCAATCGCTCGAACGCAAAACCATGCAGGCATTGGAAGATTTCGCACGACGCGTCATCACCCGCGCCATCGAGTCGAAAACCAAATTACCGACCACGCCAAACATCGGTGGCCGCTATGTCAGCCGTGACGAGATGGAAGCCATGAAGCAAATCCGCGACGGCGATAATATCGAGAAGAAAATCCGCGCCTTCTGGTTCCCTCCTTACGACGGCGCATACGTCGAAATCAACGGTCAGAAATACACCCTGATCAACCGTCAACTGCTGGAAGAAATCGCCCCCAAAGGCTCAACCAGTCTTTTCGCAGGAAAAACAAATGCTTAATACATCACTCTCCCCATGGCCAAGCTTTACCCAAGAAGAAGCCGATGCCGTTTCCAAAGTCCTGCTGTCCAATAAAGTCAACTACTGGACAGGTACGGAATGTCGCGAATTTGAAAAAGAATTTGCAGCTTTTGTCAGCACGCAATACGCCGTCGCCCTTTCCAACGGTACGTTGGCTTTGGACGTAGCACTCAAAGCAATGGGCATCGGCCAAGGCGATGATGTGATTGTCACTTCGCGCACTTTCTTGGCTTCCGCGTCCTGTATCGTGACCGCCGGCGCAAATCCGGTTTTCGCCGATGTCGATTTGAACAGCCAAAACATCAGCGCCGAAACCATCAAAGCCGCTTTGACGCCAAACACCAAAGCCATCATCGTGGTTCACCTTGCCGGTATGCCTGCCGAAATGGACGATATCATGGCTTTGGCCAAAGAACATAACTTGTGGGTTATCGAAGACTGCGCCCAAGCGCACGGTGCAAAATACAAAGGCAAATCCGTCGGCTCTATCGGCCACGTCGGCGCTTGGTCGTTCTGCCAAGACAAAATCATGACCACCGGCGGCGAAGGTGGCATGGTTACTACCAATGACAAAGAGCTGTGGAGCAAAATGTGGTCGTACAAAGACCACGGCAAAAGCTACGATGCCGTGTACCACCGCGAACACGCACCCGGTTTCCGCTGGTTGCACGAAAGCTTCGGCACCAACTGGCGCATGATGGAAATGCAGGCTGTCATCGGCCGCATCCAGCTCAAACGTATGCCCGAATGGACTGCACGCCGTCAAGCACACGCCGCCAAACTGGCTGAAAGCTTGGGCAAGTTCGCCAGCATCCGTTTGGTTGAAGTAGCCGACTACATCGAACACGCACAATACAAGTTCTACGTTTTCGTCAAACCCGAACACCTGAAAGACGGCTGGACGCGCGACCGCATCGTCAACGAACTGAACGCGCGCAAAGTCCCATGCTATCAAGGCAGCTGCTCCGAAGTGTATTTGGAAAAAGCCTTCGACGACACACCTTGGCGTCCGAAAGAGCGTTTGAAAAACGCCGTCGAGTTGGGCGACACCAGCCTGATGTTCTTGGTGCACCCAACCCTGACCGATGAAGAAATTGCGTCCTGCAAAGAAAACATCGAAGCCGTATTGACTGAAGCCACGGCATAATCATTTTCAGACGGCCTGCAACTTCAGGCCGTCTGAAAAAATAAAACAGCCTGCTTCAAACAATCCGTACCAAGCCACATTACAACACTCAGACACAAGAAATATAAAATGAACTTGGAAACCCTGCTGGCTCTGCCGCGCAACCTTAAAAAAACCTTCTTCGTCATCCACGATATCTTGATGATATTCGTGGCGTTTTGGTTTGCCCAAAGCCTCAAAGTGCAATATTCCGACGAATGGTTGAGTATCGCCAACTGGCTGGCTTTCGGCAGCACCGCTGTGCTGACCATCATCCTTTTCATCCGTATCGGCCTCTATCGCGCCGTCACGCGCTTCGTCAGCATCCGCGTCCTGACCGCCGCCGCATTCGGCAGCATCATTTCAGCGGTCTTGTTCTGCCTGACCACCCTGATTTTTGAACAAAAACTGCACCTTGCCCTGCCCATCGTCTATTTCTTGGTCTTGGTGGTCGGCGTCACCAGCTCGCGCATGATCCTGCGCGCGATTCTGACCGACCATCACCGCAAACAGATGACCCCCGTCATCATCTACGGCGCAGGCCAATCCGGCCGCCAGTTGTTGGAAGCCATCAAACAGGTTAACGAATATTCGGCCATTGCCTTTGTCGATGACAACCCAAAAATCCAACGTACCGTCATCTATGACCTGGCCGTCCACAACCCCAACGAAATCCCGATGCTGATCAGCCGTTACGGCGTCCGCAAAATTCTGCTGGCGATACCAAGTTCTACGCCGGAAGAACGCAAAGACATCATCCGCCGCCTCGAAGCATACAAATGTGAAGTCCTAACCATTCCGGGCATGAAAGATTTGGTCGACGGGAAAATCAACGTCAGCTCATTGAAAAAAATCTCTGTGGTCGATTTGCTCGGCCGCGCCCCTGTGGCACCGCGCCCTGAATTGATGAGTGCCGACATCAGCGACAAAGTCGTGATGGTAACCGGCGCAGGCGGTTCTATCGGCTCCGAACTTTGCCGTCAGATTCTCAACTGCCGTCCGACCAAACTGCTGTTGTTTGAATTGTCCGAATTTGCCCTGTACAGCATAGACAAAG includes these proteins:
- a CDS encoding sugar transferase — translated: MNKFFKRLFDIVASASGLIILSPVFLILVYLIRKNLGSPVFFIQERPGKDGKPFKMIKFRSMRDAIDKDGNPLPDSERLTDFGKKLRATSLDELPELWNVLKGEMSLVGPRPLLMHYLPLYNDFQNRRHEMKPGVTGWAQVNGRNAISWDEKFAHDVWYIDNFSFWLDIKILFLTVKKVFVKEGISAEGEATMPYFTGNKTDEKK
- a CDS encoding DegT/DnrJ/EryC1/StrS family aminotransferase translates to MLNTSLSPWPSFTQEEADAVSKVLLSNKVNYWTGTECREFEKEFAAFVSTQYAVALSNGTLALDVALKAMGIGQGDDVIVTSRTFLASASCIVTAGANPVFADVDLNSQNISAETIKAALTPNTKAIIVVHLAGMPAEMDDIMALAKEHNLWVIEDCAQAHGAKYKGKSVGSIGHVGAWSFCQDKIMTTGGEGGMVTTNDKELWSKMWSYKDHGKSYDAVYHREHAPGFRWLHESFGTNWRMMEMQAVIGRIQLKRMPEWTARRQAHAAKLAESLGKFASIRLVEVADYIEHAQYKFYVFVKPEHLKDGWTRDRIVNELNARKVPCYQGSCSEVYLEKAFDDTPWRPKERLKNAVELGDTSLMFLVHPTLTDEEIASCKENIEAVLTEATA
- a CDS encoding ATP-grasp domain-containing protein — translated: MKKNNILILSAGRRVELVQDFQTEAARFSDGISVFATDLNPHMSSACHVADQAFSVPRIDAAEYINSIFELAKQHDIGLIVPTIDTELLKLAEARDRFEAEGIHIVISDAKLITLCRDKRLTSGLFAQYSIRSPEIYERDHLVFPCFTKPYDGSRAIGAKKINTPADLTVDITEDPKMMFTQYIDIENTFSEFTVDMYYDRQGRLKCAIPRERLEVRTGEVSKGATRRNALYKELVEKMAVLEGARGCITAQFFVSKTDSTTYGVEINPRFGGGFPLTYAAGGNYPGWLIQEYIGGQDIPFSDDWENNLIMLRYDAKILVREHD
- a CDS encoding methionyl-tRNA formyltransferase, encoding MKILFMGRKQVSANLLRFLTKQDHIEIVGVLTDSHLQGSPTTAAAQELGLPLYTFDTALEAMREGRLKYDLGLSVLYWRKLRDEFLSIPTLGTINFHPALLPEYKGTGGYNLAIMDELNEWGNTAHYVDASIDTGEIIEVDRFPIDAETETAQSLERKTMQALEDFARRVITRAIESKTKLPTTPNIGGRYVSRDEMEAMKQIRDGDNIEKKIRAFWFPPYDGAYVEINGQKYTLINRQLLEEIAPKGSTSLFAGKTNA
- a CDS encoding polysaccharide biosynthesis protein, coding for MNLETLLALPRNLKKTFFVIHDILMIFVAFWFAQSLKVQYSDEWLSIANWLAFGSTAVLTIILFIRIGLYRAVTRFVSIRVLTAAAFGSIISAVLFCLTTLIFEQKLHLALPIVYFLVLVVGVTSSRMILRAILTDHHRKQMTPVIIYGAGQSGRQLLEAIKQVNEYSAIAFVDDNPKIQRTVIYDLAVHNPNEIPMLISRYGVRKILLAIPSSTPEERKDIIRRLEAYKCEVLTIPGMKDLVDGKINVSSLKKISVVDLLGRAPVAPRPELMSADISDKVVMVTGAGGSIGSELCRQILNCRPTKLLLFELSEFALYSIDKELRETQAAQGSQVEVVPLLGSVQNKERLSSIMKAYHVDTVYHAAAYKHVPMVEFNTIEGIQNNVFGTLCCAQAAVDAGVSTFVLISTDKAVRPTNTMGASKRMAELCLQALAAEPEQKTRFCMVRFGNVLGSSGSVVPVFEKQIAEGGPITLTHQDITRYFMTIPEAAQLVIQAGAMGKGGDVFVLDMGESVKIIDLARQMIVLSGLKVKDEQHPHGDIEIKITGLRPGEKLYEELLIGDEVQKTTHPRIMTASEVMLPWTQLSDILSELETACLQSDQDSLRQLLLRAPTGFVPKDGICDLVWQQNNNAV
- a CDS encoding HAD family hydrolase — translated: MIKPEESVIVFDLDDTLYSEYDYKCSGIQAVVGTITSLYPQYDADVLNEIAENKSKDWLENLCHHCKLNELEKQSLLWQYRLHRPVIRPYVEPSFLQKLMRPFAARALITDGRSLTQRLKIQALGLTDLFDDILISEAMQSEKPDDKRFVFLQNKYPAAKRFIYIGDNIKKDFVAPNKLGWLSIGIMPKPHNIHQAEPEQYGREYQPTLWINTLEELTTLSTSATEKANA